In the genome of Hevea brasiliensis isolate MT/VB/25A 57/8 chromosome 14, ASM3005281v1, whole genome shotgun sequence, the window taataatttctctATTTCATTAATTCCcatgaatttaataaaatatttcaaatgatCATTaacataattattatattaatttaaattaactattttattaGCGACGAAGATCTAttactaattaattcatattaattcGTCACTAATTTTGTTTAAGCAACCATTTATCTGTcactaaatttaaaaataattttaatttttagtattactatatcacaaattaaaattttgatattcTTTTAATAGTAGCTTATGCTAAAAATCCTATTATAATACTATATTTTTAATTCTATAagtattataaattcatttattaataattatttaatttattatagtaaaattattatatattaaaaattaactatttgatTAACATaactataaaattattattaaaaaaataaataaaatttcgcAGTAAAATACAAACTACAAAATAGGTAAAGAAATAAATCTATCAACAGATGCAACATAAAAAAACAACTCATCGTAATAGAAAAATTTGGGAAAAGACGCACAAAGCACCCGTTAGTTTCTCAATTCAAGAGGATCTAATGCTCCTATTACGCCTACCAAGAGAGAATGATTGTGTGTATAGATAAATTTTTTTAGGCAATATGGGAATTGCCCTAATTATATGACTAATATTCATATCTTTTAAGGCTATAGCGAGGTCACATAGTGTTTCAAAGCAGAGACCTGAACATGGACCAATGAAGAGGCTGAGTGGTATAGCATATATAATTGCAATTTCTTTAAGTAAATCAGTCCATATATATAGGATTACTCAAAACACTTGGAACTAAGCATATATAATAAATACAGTCCTACATGTTTACATTATAGCAGCCAAAAAGGAAGAGGAAGAATCCATTGAATTTGTGAAGCTAGTTATCAGCAAGTGTCCATCGCTGCTAGCTGAGCCCAATATCAGAGGCGAAACTCCGCTGCATCTTGCAGCAAGGTTCGGGCACAACAATATAGTCGAATTTCTTATTCGGGACATCAAAAACGCTCAATACGAAGATCTTGAGAGCAGCGCAGAGGCGTCAACAAGTGATAAGATGCTGAAGAAGACAAGCCCAGATGGAGACACAGCCTTACATGAGGCTGTGAGATATGATCATCCTCGAGTGGTGGAAACATTAATTAGAGAAAATCCTGAATTTGCAAACATAGCTAATGCCGCCAGAGAAAGCCCGCTTTACCTTGCGGCGTTGAGAAACAACAATATCATTGCTTCTAAGATACTGGAGAAATGTACCTCATCGGCGGCATACAGCGGTCCCAATGGCAGAACAGCTTTGCACGAAGCTGTGATAAGTGAAGATAAAGGTACACTTCATTTCagctatcttcttcttcttcttcttcttcttttgaaaCTTCATTTCCGCTATCACCAAAAGTCCTTTCCTTTTCTAAAGAAATTGGGAGAAATATTAATTCTTGGGAAATTTCTTCTCCACACAACCTTTCTCATGTGGCAAAGCCCTAAATAAAACTAAACCACAGTAAACCTGGTGTTAACAACGCCATTAATTAGATTTAGGCCAGGGCCGGTTCAGGTATTGAATTGGACCAAAATTGGCCGGGATTAATAATTTAAGGGCCTGAACCGGCCTGAAATCGGCAATAGGAGAGTAAGTTTCAGTCTCTCTCTCCAAGCCTTGAATCGGAATGAAATTGGTGGTTGAACCGTAGATCCAGCCAGATTTAAGCAAGATATTCTTTTTAAAAGATACTGGTAACTCTAGAGTGCTCCTAGTAACTTTAGAGGGCTCCTAACCATTTTGAACCATAATTAAAACTATCAAAAACCCAAATTAGAGTTCAATCAAACCAAAATCGGCTAGAACCGTAGTCAATCAATTCGATTTCAATTTGTATCCTAACTAGGCCTTAAACCATCAATTTTAGCCCAAAACCAGGTAGACTGGTGGCCAAGATAGTCgatttggtttagttttctgagcAAAAATAGATAGAACCAAAATGAATGGAatagtttatttttttaactaattATTATTAAGACTCAAATTAGAGTTAAAAATAGGAAATAGAAATTCGATATAAAATAAGTTCTCAAAACGACACTCAAatccataaatcaaattaaattgaaacgaatcaatttatttgatttaatttgataaaattttttatttattttatttaatttaattttttccataattcaattcaatttgatgtgttaaaaattttaatttctcaattttttaaatCGAGTGGACCTATGCTTACCCCTGCAACGGGGGAAATGGAAAATAAAAGGACGATGATTCAACCTACCACCTTATACATACATAGTCTaagctaattaatttattttgtgggccaattgaataataattttcttttaaattttaattataattatattattgtaAATGTTTgacattttatatccaattgacctgcaaCAAATTTGGCTCTGTAAAGTTCTGATTGATTTGATATAATTGTTCAATAAGATTCAAAATTCTGCACATCCTTAGTTCCGAGACATTAACTAGCCATTCAAGTAATAACTATGGACAAATTTCTCTCggctaataatatttattttgtgCATATTACCCTTTAGATCTGACAGAAAAACTACTGAAACAAAAGAGTCATTTGGCCAAAGAACAAGACAATGAAGGATGGACTCCGCTTCATTATGCTTCCTACGCCAATCATCTTTCAATTGTGGAAATGTTACTAGAGTATGATAAATCTGCTACTTATATTGGCGACAAAGTTGGAAAGACACCTCTTCATATAGCAATTCTCAACGGCAATAGACATGTAAAGATGGTGAAAAAAATTATCTCATACTGCCCAGATTGCTGCGATCTGGTTGACAAGAGAGGTCGAAATGTTCTCCATTTTGCTGTGGAAGGCGATAGTAATGAAGGATTCAGAACTTTAATTGAAAAACCTTTCCTCGCCAACCTAATTAATCAGAAAGATGAAGATGGGAACACTCCGATCCATCTATTCGCTACTCATGACTTTTATGCTGGTAATCTTATACAACAGCACACAATTGATAAAATGATCGTCAACAAAGAAAATTTAACCGCTCTGGACGTGGTGGTAGCAACGAAGAATGAAAGCTTTGGGATATTTCTGGTAAACCAACTTAATCTCACAAACTGTAGATAATGGCAATCCTACTTTTATTTAGCTTGATTGGTGTTTGAAAATGAAACCTCATAGACAACTCCAGCTCAAACTCATAGTTATGTATTTTTATTCACTTCGATTGGCATAGGCATTTATTTGTATTGGAACAAAACAGTGAATGAATTTTCAAGTTACAGGGATCTACAGCAAAACACCTAAAGAAGCCTGGATATAAACGAGGTCGGCATTCAATCAGGCAGGCACCACCTCATATCATGTCAACGATCGACAATGAGCTCATAACTTACCTCGGGAAAGCGAGTGAATCCCATCAGATAGTAGCCACCCTCATAGCAACAGTAACTTTTGCGGCAGGTTTCACCTTACCTGGTGGTTACAGTGGTCAAGATGGCCCTG includes:
- the LOC131169033 gene encoding ankyrin repeat-containing protein At5g02620-like, giving the protein MSDCPDCCDLAENGGRNVLRFAVETNTYKVMRTITDHASLANLINQKYKEGNTPVHLLAAIGFFPLGIVNHRLVDKKAVNKGNLTALDVVDVQKEAYRGLDMNEFGIQSGRQYLIGRQHSTAIARSHSVSKQRPEHGPMKRLSAAKKEEEESIEFVKLVISKCPSLLAEPNIRGETPLHLAARFGHNNIVEFLIRDIKNAQYEDLESSAEASTSDKMLKKTSPDGDTALHEAVRYDHPRVVETLIRENPEFANIANAARESPLYLAALRNNNIIASKILEKCTSSAAYSGPNGRTALHEAVISEDKDLTEKLLKQKSHLAKEQDNEGWTPLHYASYANHLSIVEMLLEYDKSATYIGDKVGKTPLHIAILNGNRHVKMVKKIISYCPDCCDLVDKRGRNVLHFAVEGDSNEGFRTLIEKPFLANLINQKDEDGNTPIHLFATHDFYAGNLIQQHTIDKMIVNKENLTALDVVVATKNESFGIFLGSTAKHLKKPGYKRGRHSIRQAPPHIMSTIDNELITYLGKASESHQIVATLIATVTFAAGFTLPGGYSGQDGPDEGTAILTRKSAFKTFLVTDTLALALSIFAVLIHFILAMQPPKRKFYDLFFRAYHFTVVALALMVVAFMTGVYAVLPHSSSGLGAAICVIGSCLALLCCWVLKAAFVIEFN